The stretch of DNA TCCGACGACGAGTACATCGTGCGTGCCCTCAAGATGGGCTCGCGCGGCTACCTCATCAAGCAGGACGTCGCCCAGGTCGCCCCGGCGCTGCGGTCCGTCATGGCCGGGGTGTGCGTCCTGGAGGGGGAGGTGCTCGAGCGCAGCGCCACCATGGGGCTCAACGCCCGGCCACCGGTGACTGGGGCGGACCGAGGCCGGGGGCATCAGGACCCGCGGAGCACGGCCTTCGCGGCCCTGACCGACCGCGAGTACGAGGTGGTCGAGGCCGTGGCCGAGGGACTGGACAACGCCGAGGCCGCGGCGCGGCTGTTCATGAGTGAGGGCACGGTGCGCAACCACATCAGCGCGATCCTGGCCAAGCTAGGCCTGCGCAACCGCACCCAGGTCGCAGTCATGTACTACCGCTCCGCTCAGGCCCACTAAGGGTGATCGGTAGCCGGACGCCATGTGGACGGCTGGAATGGGGTGGCCCACCGGCCTGGCAGGCGTGCCTCAGTCCCACCACAGGTCGAGGACCGGGCTGGAGCCGGCGCGCGCCGCGTTCGTTAGAGCGCCTCCTCCACTGCTGGCGACAATGCGCCACATCACCGCGCAGGCATTCACTACTTCACTTCAAGGTTGTGCCAGTAGGTGTTCGGGCAGGGTGCGGTGGTAGGTCGTGTGCCGGATCCGTCGCACTGCGCGAACCCTCATCGGGAACGCACTTGTTGATCGGGAACTCCATGGGGCGTCTCTGACCCCGTCCGGGTCTTTACTCCACCAGGTCAGGGTGCTAATAGGGGAGGCGTGGGGGTACTCCACAGGGTTCGGGGTCTCGTGCAGTACGGACAACCCCTGGCCAGTACAACCCCAACCCCGTGCAGTAGCCGACGTGAACAGGCTCCGGCCGGAAGCGGCCCGCTGATCGAGGGTCACCAGGAGCCCAGCGGGCACCACCGGGAGCCAGAAGAGGGGCCGATTCCCCCGATGTCCTGAGACATCGCTCCGCCAGGACCGACGCCGCACCGTCGGCGACGTGCGCTCCAGCGAGTGGACAGTGCGCATCCATCTGGTCGACAGACGCCGTATGCCGAATCGAAATGGCGCCAACCGCCGGGCTGGCGGGGTGCTACATGGGTGAGCAACGTCGTCAGTGTGACGGCCATGACCGCCACAGCTCGCCGCCAGTGGCGGTCATCGGGGGTGGGCGTGGTTGGG from Actinomyces sp. Marseille-P3109 encodes:
- a CDS encoding response regulator transcription factor: MRVLIVDDDALVAQALSTILSVEDDVDVVGLGGSGPEAIERYRELAPDILLMDIQMPGGDGLSAAERILAEDPTARIVFLTTFSDDEYIVRALKMGSRGYLIKQDVAQVAPALRSVMAGVCVLEGEVLERSATMGLNARPPVTGADRGRGHQDPRSTAFAALTDREYEVVEAVAEGLDNAEAAARLFMSEGTVRNHISAILAKLGLRNRTQVAVMYYRSAQAH